A genomic stretch from Kovacikia minuta CCNUW1 includes:
- a CDS encoding ATP-grasp domain-containing protein yields MTPHTFQFFHGNTLSDLFAQDLAVQGAGDEQFALILNYPATAKWAAYPNTQKYFLQDGSSESTKTSFDKICQKEPWKILAVLGKALPGVVINQPPDLLVQYWREHFDFYGTRLEMMDCSTYLDNLNESDRINQAITLFPFDHLSPEKHAVNSDTHYQLLSKAALVKLGVSCPHYQTYDLNSVSLNQIPLPSQFPYLIKTSHGLSGEGTYIIRDRSDLNYCLEELKKYLKLNLLRTIIVSEFVKYEVNNYCVQFYINRSGNISLIGVTQQLVSSEGNYLGGLIDYTNDLSKFSEMIAAVGQYAHQQGYFGVIGFDVLEDRDGKFYAIDANFQFMGLWQERLCSICNKLNTVYRVKAYSW; encoded by the coding sequence ATGACTCCTCATACCTTCCAGTTTTTCCACGGAAATACTCTTTCTGATCTGTTTGCACAGGATTTGGCAGTGCAGGGTGCTGGTGATGAACAGTTTGCGCTGATCTTAAACTATCCCGCAACGGCTAAATGGGCAGCTTACCCCAATACCCAAAAATATTTTTTGCAAGATGGCAGCAGCGAATCTACCAAAACCTCATTTGATAAAATTTGCCAAAAAGAACCCTGGAAGATTTTAGCTGTGTTAGGTAAGGCTTTACCAGGTGTTGTAATTAATCAACCTCCAGACTTACTTGTGCAATATTGGCGAGAGCATTTCGATTTCTATGGCACTCGGTTAGAAATGATGGATTGTTCAACCTATTTGGATAATCTAAACGAGAGCGATCGCATCAATCAAGCAATTACTCTATTTCCCTTTGATCACTTGTCACCTGAAAAACATGCCGTTAACTCTGATACCCACTATCAGTTGCTGAGTAAGGCAGCTCTCGTCAAGTTGGGAGTGTCCTGTCCACACTATCAAACCTATGATTTAAATTCTGTTAGTCTCAACCAGATTCCACTTCCCTCACAATTTCCTTATTTAATTAAAACATCGCATGGGCTTTCTGGTGAGGGAACTTATATCATTCGTGACCGTAGTGATCTCAACTACTGCTTAGAGGAACTAAAAAAATATCTCAAACTCAACCTGCTGAGAACGATTATTGTTTCGGAATTTGTCAAGTACGAAGTAAATAACTACTGTGTGCAGTTCTACATTAATCGATCAGGAAATATTTCTTTAATTGGTGTCACGCAACAACTGGTAAGTAGTGAAGGAAATTATTTGGGTGGTCTGATTGACTATACGAATGATCTGAGTAAATTCTCTGAAATGATTGCAGCAGTGGGCCAATATGCGCATCAGCAAGGATACTTTGGTGTTATAGGTTTTGATGTATTAGAGGACAGAGATGGAAAATTCTATGCGATCGATGCTAATTTTCAATTTATGGGATTGTGGCAGGAGAGACTGTGCAGCATATGCAACAAATTGAACACAGTTTACAGAGTAAAGGCTTACAGTTGGTAG